The DNA region CAAAAAGAATATCCCGATATTAGCTATTTGCCGCGGTTTCCAGTTAATTAACATTTTGTTGAATGGTACCGTCTATCAAGACTTGAGCGAGTACCCCATCGGTCAAGCAAATGCTGTTCAGCACATACAGAATTGGAGTCGTATGCACTTCCCGCACCACTCAATCCAATTGGAAAAAGGGTCTATCATCAGCAACCTGTTTGATAATCCAAAAACACTACTGATCAATACCTATCACCACCAAGTGATTGAAGACCTATCACCCCTACTTAAGGCAACAGCCTGGGCCAATGATGGGGTCATTGAATCCTATGAAGTGGACAAGTCCAAATCGACCTATAATATTTTAGGGGTACAGTGGCATCCGGAAATGATGACAGATAACATTGAAGACAATATGCTACCAATATTTGAGTGGTTCAACAATTTCTAATAATATTAAACGTTTTCTTTTTCTAGTAAGTTCGTTTAGAATGTAATAGATTTATATTCAAACTATAACAGAAATCAGGAGGCGATTTTTCTTTATGAAGTTTAGAAAATTATTGTGGTTGATTATCCTACCTTTCCTTGTAGCCTGTGGTTTAACAGCTGGCTCTGGGGATGCTAGTGAAAGTAGTACAGTAAGCGACAAGACAACAAGCTCAAGTGAAACTAATGATATAGGCAGTACTAGTGACGAAGTGGTCAACTTAAAAGTCGGTGTAGTGTCCGCCGTCACGGAAGACATTTGGCAAAATGTTGCTGACCGTTTAGAAGAAAACGGGACGAATATTAACCTTGAAGTCGTTCTTTTCAGTGATTTCGCCACAGCCAATACAGCCTTAGTTGAAGGCGATATTGATTTAAATAATTTCCAATATATCCCCTTCATGTATACCTTTAACCAAGAACAAACACAAGGCCAGGAAATTCGTCCTATTGCCTTTACCTTAGTATCTCGTTTAGGCCTATTTTCTAGTGATGATGCCATTGATTCGCTTGAAGATATTCCAGACAATGCAACATTAGGGATGAATGATGATGCTGTCAGCATCGGTTATATCATGAATTTCTTAGATGCTAATGGCGTAATCACCTTAGCTGACGACGCGAGCACTATCCCTACCGAAGATGAAATTGTAGAGAATCCAAAAAACATTCAATTCAACTATATGCCAGCTGCCCAGCTACCACGTGCTTTACCTGATTTAGACTTGGCTGTGTCTGCTGTGTCTTACTTTGTAGACGCTGGTATGACCGTTGATGACGCCATCATTTTAGAAGATCCAGAACAAACACCGCCAGAATACTTCCTATCGATTGCAGTGAGAGAAGATGAGCTAGACGACCCTAACTTACAAACCGTTGTTGATACTTATATGACGCCGAAAACCGATGAATACGCGGCTTCTATTAACCCAATCTACACCCCAGTTTGGCAACTGGGTATCGACGCTAATCAAACCTATGAAGACTATACTGCTGAACTAGAAAATCAATAAAAAAAGTAAATGAATACAACAGCAAGATAAGCTGCAAAAAAGAACTGCCTGCTCACTCTAATTTAGAGAAAGCGGCAGTTCTTTTATTTAAAATGACTTTTGTTAATTATTCACTTTATTTTTACGGAAATATTTATCTAATTCTGTCACCAATAAGACAATAATACCTGCACCAATGGCAATCAACCTACCTAAAGTTGACGGGTTTTGCGTCCCTACTTTAGGTGGTTCTTGTGATGTGTTTATTTTTTTGTAAGATAGTATCCGAAGTTTTGCTAACAATTACTTAAGATTAAGAAAACAACATTAATCAGCGCGCAAGGCTTCAGCGGCGTCTTTCTTCGCTGCCATCCGGGCTGGAATATGACCACCAATAACTGTTAATACAGTTGAAATGATCAATAAGACGACTGCATGTACTGGGTCTAAAATGGCTACATTTTTAAGGTCTGTTAAGGATTCAATCAGTATATTGATTGGGAATGTTAATAAGTAAGCAGTCCCGACACCAATTAAGCCAGAAAGTACACCTAGAATTAAAGTCTCAGAGTCAAATACACGGGTGATGTCTTTTTTTCGAGCACCTAAGGCTTTAAGGACACCTATTTCTTTAGTACGTTCAAGGACTGATGTATAGGTGATAATCCCAATCATAATCATCGAAGTCACTAACGAGATACCGGCAAAGGCAACTAGAACGTAAGTTGTTGCGTCCATAATACCGCCAGTTAATTCAGTCATGGTACCCGCTAAATCTGTATAAAGGATCTTCTCATCTTCAGATTTTCCTTCGTTGTATGCATCTAAATAGGCAAGAACATCATCTTTCGTTTCAAAGTTTTTAGGGTAAATCATGATAGATGACGGGATTGCGTTAGCGCCAAGTGCAGTTAAGACTTGTTCTTTACCAGCTTCATCTAAACTTTCGCCTGTAAGAACTGAACTGTCGCTATCATTTTGTGCTTGAACGATAGCTGAATTTTGATTATTTTCAATCACTGTTTCAGTCAAAGCGTTTGAATAGTTGATCCCTTCAGTTAAGATCGCCATAGTGGCATCTTCTTTTGGCCGGATAACAGCTGATACGCGTAATGTCTGATTGTTCTCGTTATCGTAAACAGCATTTAAATCTTGGTTTGGCATGTATGTACCAGTTGGTAATTCTTGATAGTAAGCGTCGTTTGAAGCGACCACTACTTGGTTACCGACGATGTCTTCAAAGGTAATTTCGTCGCCATTTTCATAGTCGAATCCTAGATTATTCAAGGCATTTAAGTTGACCTTGTTGTATTCGTCAACTACTAGGACAATATCCGTTTCTTCAGATGGTAATTCTCCTGCAAGCACGTCGTAGTTTTCCGTTAAAAAGGCATTCTCATCGCCAGAGGTAGCCTCCGGGAAGGTGGAAGCCCCCATACCTGATGATGTCGCATAGAAACTTTGGACGTCACCAGTAGCTGAATCTTGAGCATAATTAGAAAAGGCAACTTGCTCAACTTCCCCATCTACATCGCGTAAAAGGTTCAACTGGGCAGAATAAGTATAGTTTAAAGCCTCAGTTAAGGCTGGGTCGATGTCTTCCACGTACTCAACTAAATCAGTGGTAATGTCATTCTCATGTTGACCAGCTGAAGCTGGGTCTTCGTTGGCAATCACGGTATTGCCATCTGGGTATTCCGTTTCTTCTTCAGTTGATAGCGTGAAATTAGAGGCATCTTGAGCGACTTGTGATATGGTTACCGGGAATTGAGCACTCGTTTCGGCCTGTGTTGAATCAATTTGCTTTTGAAAACCGTTTGATAGAGATAGGACAACCGCAATTGAAATAATCCCAATACTTGAAGCGAAGGACGTGATAAAGGTTCGCCCTTTTTTGGTCATAATATTTTTGAAGGATAGGTTTAAAGCGGTTAAATAAGACATACCAGTACGGCGCATATCCAGGACTGCATCCGCATCCTCGTTGTCGTATGGATTTGAATCGTTAACCACTTCACCATCTTTAAAATTGATGATACGGTTGGCGTATTGGTGGGCTAATTCGCTATCATGGGTAACCATTATAACGAGTTTTTCATTGGCTAACTCTTGAATCAAGCCCATAATTTGTTGGCCTGTTTCAGAATCCAAAGCCCCTGTTGGCTCATCACATAATAGGACATCCGGATCATTGGCTAAGGCACGCGCAATAGCTACACGTTGCATTTGTCCACCTGATAATTGGTTGGGTTGCTTGTGCAAATGTTCCTCTAAGCCCACACGTATCAAGGCGTTTTTCGCTTTTTCCCGTTTCTCTTCTTTCGCCACACCAGATAAAGTCATCCCTAACTCCACGTTGGATAAGACATCTAAATGGCTGATGATATTATATGACTGGAAAACGAATCCGATTGAATTATTCCTGTAAGCGTCCCAATCTAGGTCTTTGAAGTTTTTAGTTGACTGGCCGTTGATCACCATGTCACCAGAGTCATACTGGTCTAAACCACCAATCACATTTAAAAGTGTCGTTTTCCCTGAACCTGAAGGCCCTAAGATAGCAACGAATTCTTGTTTTCTAAAAGCCAACGATACATCATTTAAGGCATGCGTAATCGTATCGCCCACTTCATACGTTTTCTTGAGATTTTTTAATTCAAGCATTTATATAAGACTCCTTTTATTTTTACTGCTTTAATAGCTTATAGTATATTCATTTTCATGGCTAGCACAAAATAGGACAAAGTGTCTTATTGTATAAAAGTTTGATAACATTGCAATAGCACAAGTATATTTTACCCTAAAAATTAGCAAAGGACGAACAAATGACTATAAGCAATAAATCATTACACACACGTGAAAACATCAAATCATCCCTTCTAACATTAATGGAAGACCAACCCTTCACCACCATCACCATTCAAGATATTGTCAAAGAAGCTGGCCTAAACCGGTCATCCTTCTACCGTTATTTTGATGATAAATACGCCGTGGTAGAAGAAATCGAAAATGAAATTATCGAAAATTTAGAAAACGAGGCCATTGGTCAAGTTGAAGAGTTGTTCGGTCAAACAAGTAAATACGAAGTGCTTTTTCATATTTTGAACAAATTTTCCAAAGAAACAACCCGGTCAAGCATCCTTTTGGGTGAAAATGGCGACCCTTCTTTCGTCCATAAAATGACCAAGTCGGTTAAAGAAAATTTCCCTACCGGTGTGAGACAAATGCAAATCCCTAGCAAATATGATGAATTAGCCAATGATTTGAAGGCCTCGGCCGTGATCAATTTCTTGGCTAAATTTGAAGAGTACAATAAGAAATATACTCTTGAAGAAATTGCCTACTTCTTTTCATTGATGTAGCAATTTAGCAACTATTGCATACTAAAAAACTGGACCTCTTAAAGCCGCATATTTGGCTAAGAGATCCAGTTCTTTATGTTCATTTAGTTTTCAATCGGTTGATCTTCAGATAAAAAATCAGCCCACTTGATTGCTTGATTGCTTTTTGCGACTACTAACCATTTAAAGCTTTCATCATCTTCATTCAGCAATTCAGGTTGGTCCGTTAATGATTCATTTTTTGAAACAATATCTGCTGAGATTGGTGCTAGCATGTCTGTGACAGCTTTAGAACCTTCAACTGAGAAAAATGGCTCACCCGAAACTAGCTCACGATCATTGAAGAAGGCGAAGTAAGAAACCTCACCGACTGCATCTGACCCATAAGCAGAAAGGCCGATACGAACTGTGCCGTCAGCTTGCTCTTCAAGGTACAAGCCCTCTTTACTATAAACTTTATGCATACAATTCACCTCTAAAATTATTCAAAAATTAGGTTAGTTTATCAATCAAATTTTGTGGGATTAAACGGTTGACCCAGCGAATTGCTTTCACAACCGGATTCTTGCTTAAGTGCTCATCATCCAAGCCCTCATTGTATTTGATTGACAGTATTAAACCAATACTCAACATACTAGTGATTAAGGCAGTACCACCCGCCGAAATTAGCGGTAATGGAATACCTGTCAGCGGTAAAAGCCCGATGGACATCCCAATATTTTCGACGATATGGAAGGTGAACATCATGACTACCCCTGAAACCATTGACGCATAGAAGGCGTCGTGGGCTCTAAAGGCCACTGAAATCATTTGGAATATTAAGATGAAGTATAATAAGACGACAAAACTTGACCCTAGGAAACCAAAGTTTTCACCGATAGTAGAGAAAATCATATCCGACTCTCGAACTGGGACGTGAACTTGGAATTGACCAAGCCCTTTTCCAAGAATGCCCCCAGAACCGATGGCCTTCAAACTTTGTGCTAGTTGGTAAGACTCATTGGCCGAATTACCGAAAGGGTTTAACCATGAATCGATACGGGCGAATTGGTAGTCTTGGAAACCTAATGCATATAGTAAATCGCGTTGGTAAACCACTAAGATGATTAATACTAAGGCGATAACCGCAAATGATAGGAATGCCGGCAAAATAATATACCAGGTGATTCCTGACAC from Aerococcus urinaeequi includes:
- a CDS encoding gamma-glutamyl-gamma-aminobutyrate hydrolase family protein, whose translation is MNNKVSTYKRFIGVTGNHNALDHDWDEFMRDYSPHGYSKSLTMAGHMPIIIPLQEDLALAEQYVAKLDGLVFTGGQDVSPLLYSREPSPKLQSVYPPRDRWERALFEAATKKNIPILAICRGFQLINILLNGTVYQDLSEYPIGQANAVQHIQNWSRMHFPHHSIQLEKGSIISNLFDNPKTLLINTYHHQVIEDLSPLLKATAWANDGVIESYEVDKSKSTYNILGVQWHPEMMTDNIEDNMLPIFEWFNNF
- a CDS encoding MetQ/NlpA family ABC transporter substrate-binding protein gives rise to the protein MKFRKLLWLIILPFLVACGLTAGSGDASESSTVSDKTTSSSETNDIGSTSDEVVNLKVGVVSAVTEDIWQNVADRLEENGTNINLEVVLFSDFATANTALVEGDIDLNNFQYIPFMYTFNQEQTQGQEIRPIAFTLVSRLGLFSSDDAIDSLEDIPDNATLGMNDDAVSIGYIMNFLDANGVITLADDASTIPTEDEIVENPKNIQFNYMPAAQLPRALPDLDLAVSAVSYFVDAGMTVDDAIILEDPEQTPPEYFLSIAVREDELDDPNLQTVVDTYMTPKTDEYAASINPIYTPVWQLGIDANQTYEDYTAELENQ
- a CDS encoding ATP-binding cassette domain-containing protein, which translates into the protein MLELKNLKKTYEVGDTITHALNDVSLAFRKQEFVAILGPSGSGKTTLLNVIGGLDQYDSGDMVINGQSTKNFKDLDWDAYRNNSIGFVFQSYNIISHLDVLSNVELGMTLSGVAKEEKREKAKNALIRVGLEEHLHKQPNQLSGGQMQRVAIARALANDPDVLLCDEPTGALDSETGQQIMGLIQELANEKLVIMVTHDSELAHQYANRIINFKDGEVVNDSNPYDNEDADAVLDMRRTGMSYLTALNLSFKNIMTKKGRTFITSFASSIGIISIAVVLSLSNGFQKQIDSTQAETSAQFPVTISQVAQDASNFTLSTEEETEYPDGNTVIANEDPASAGQHENDITTDLVEYVEDIDPALTEALNYTYSAQLNLLRDVDGEVEQVAFSNYAQDSATGDVQSFYATSSGMGASTFPEATSGDENAFLTENYDVLAGELPSEETDIVLVVDEYNKVNLNALNNLGFDYENGDEITFEDIVGNQVVVASNDAYYQELPTGTYMPNQDLNAVYDNENNQTLRVSAVIRPKEDATMAILTEGINYSNALTETVIENNQNSAIVQAQNDSDSSVLTGESLDEAGKEQVLTALGANAIPSSIMIYPKNFETKDDVLAYLDAYNEGKSEDEKILYTDLAGTMTELTGGIMDATTYVLVAFAGISLVTSMIMIGIITYTSVLERTKEIGVLKALGARKKDITRVFDSETLILGVLSGLIGVGTAYLLTFPINILIESLTDLKNVAILDPVHAVVLLIISTVLTVIGGHIPARMAAKKDAAEALRAD
- a CDS encoding TetR/AcrR family transcriptional regulator gives rise to the protein MTISNKSLHTRENIKSSLLTLMEDQPFTTITIQDIVKEAGLNRSSFYRYFDDKYAVVEEIENEIIENLENEAIGQVEELFGQTSKYEVLFHILNKFSKETTRSSILLGENGDPSFVHKMTKSVKENFPTGVRQMQIPSKYDELANDLKASAVINFLAKFEEYNKKYTLEEIAYFFSLM
- a CDS encoding glycine cleavage system protein H; the encoded protein is MHKVYSKEGLYLEEQADGTVRIGLSAYGSDAVGEVSYFAFFNDRELVSGEPFFSVEGSKAVTDMLAPISADIVSKNESLTDQPELLNEDDESFKWLVVAKSNQAIKWADFLSEDQPIEN
- a CDS encoding FtsW/RodA/SpoVE family cell cycle protein: MEKRSSNRRLKKKPTSRVDITIVICVMLLALVSIVTIFSTTYLQYDSGSYSQTIMQIAWFAVGALAAAVVMQLDRETLYHFAPVAYGLGLVLLVLVLIFYDRELAVTNGAHSWITIGPLSLQPSELMKVAYIIMMAYLVQGYNDEGRRLGVEDMDMMERVKFDGRFLLKITLWTIPPVALIIAQNDLGTTLVFLMMFIGVIFVSGITWYIILPAFLSFAVIALVLIILVVYQRDLLYALGFQDYQFARIDSWLNPFGNSANESYQLAQSLKAIGSGGILGKGLGQFQVHVPVRESDMIFSTIGENFGFLGSSFVVLLYFILIFQMISVAFRAHDAFYASMVSGVVMMFTFHIVENIGMSIGLLPLTGIPLPLISAGGTALITSMLSIGLILSIKYNEGLDDEHLSKNPVVKAIRWVNRLIPQNLIDKLT